In the Pithys albifrons albifrons isolate INPA30051 chromosome 3, PitAlb_v1, whole genome shotgun sequence genome, one interval contains:
- the RAF1 gene encoding RAF proto-oncogene serine/threonine-protein kinase isoform X1: MEHIQGAWKTISNGFGLKDSVFDGPNCISPTIVQQFGYQRRASDDGKISDTSKTSNTIRVFLPNKQRTVVNVRNGMTLHDCLMKALKVRGLQPECCAVFRLPEAKGKKVRLDWNTDAASLIGEELQVDFLDHVPLTTHNFARKTFLKLAFCDICQKFLLNGFRCQTCGYKFHEHCSTKVPTMCVDWSNIRQLLLFPNSNISDSGVPALPPLTMRRMRESVSRLPVSSQHRYSTPHAFTFSTSHPSSEGSLSQRQRSTSTPNVHMVSTTMPVDSRIIEDAIRSHSESASPSALSGSPNNMSPTGWSQPKTPVPAQRERAAGSNTQEKNKIRPRGQRDSSYYWEIEASEVMLSTRIGSGSFGTVYKGKWHGDVAVKILKVVDPTPEQFQAFRNEVAVLRKTRHVNILLFMGYMTKDNLAIVTQWCEGSSLYKHLHVQETKFQMFQLIDIARQTAQGMDYLHAKNIIHRDMKSNNIFLHEGLTVKIGDFGLATVKSRWSGSQQVEQPTGSILWMAPEVIRMQDSNPFSFQSDVYSYGIVLYELMTGELPYSHINNRDQIIFMVGRGYASPDLSKLYKNCPKAMKRLVADCLKKVREERPLFPQILSSIELLQHSLPKINRSASEPSLHRAAHTEDINACTLTSTKLPVF, translated from the exons ATGGAGCACATTCAGGGCGCCTGGAAGACAATCAGCAATGGGTTTGGGCTGAAGGATTCTGTGTTTGATGGCCCAAACTGCATCTCGCCGACCATCGTGCAGCAGTTCGGGTACCAGCGCCGAGCCTCCGACGACGGCAAAATATCCGACACTTCCAAAACCAGCAACACCATCCGTGTTTTCCTGCCCAACAAGCAGCGCACGGTG GTGAACGTGCGCAATGGGATGACCCTACATGACTGCCTTATGAAGGCGCTCAAAGTGAGAGGGCTGCAGCcagagtgctgtgctgtgttccgGCTTCCTGAGGCAAAAGG aaaaaaggTGCGTTTGGATTGGAATACAGACGCTGCCTCCCTGATTGGAGAGGAACTGCAAGTGGATTTCCTTGATCATGTTCCACTCACTACACACAACTTT gCCAGGAAGACCTTCCTCAAGTTGGCTTTCTGTGACATCTGCCAGAAGTTCCTGCTCAACGGCTTCCGCTGCCAGACCTGCGGGTACAAGTTCCACGAGCACTGCAGCACCAAGGTGCCCACCATGTGTGTGGACTGGAGCAACATCAGGCAGCTCTT ATTGTTCCCAAATTCAAATATCAGTGACAGTGGTGTCCCTGCACTACCTCCCTTGACAATGAGGCGGATGCGGGAGTCTGTCTCCCGGCTACCTGTTAG ctctcAGCACAGGTATTCCACACCTCATGCCTTCACATTCAGCACGTCCCATCCTTCCTCCGAGGGCTCTCTCTCCCAGAGGCAGCGCTCCACATCCACACCCAACGTGCACATGGTCAGCACCACGATGCCTGTGGACAGCAGGATCATTGAG GATGCAATTCGAAGCCATAGTGAATCAG cctcaccctctgctctgtctggaAGTCCCAACAATATGAGCCCAACTGGCTGGTCTCAGCCCAAaaccccagtcccagcccagagagagagagctgcTGGGTCTAATacacaggaaaagaacaaaatt AGGCCTCGTGGACAGAGAGACTCCAGTTACTACTGGGAAATAGAAGCCAGTGAAGTCATGCTCTCCACCAGGATAGGGTCAGGGTCCTTTGGAACAGTTTACAAAGGCAAATGGCACG GGGATGTAGCAGTGAAGATACTAAAGGTGGTGGATCCCACCCCAGAGCAGTTCCAGGCTTTCAGGAATGAAGTGGCTGTGCTGAG GAAGACTCGGCACGTGAACATCCTGCTGTTCATGGGCTACATGACCAAGGACAACCTGGCCATTGTGACCCAGTGGTGTGAGGGCAGCAGCCTGTACAAGCACCTGCACGTGCAGGAGACCAAGTTCCAGATGTTCCAGCTCATCGACATTGCCCGGCAGACGGCGCAGGGCATGGA CTATTTACATGCAAAGAATATCATCCACAGAGACATGAAATCCAATA ATATATTTCTGCACGAAGGACTGACGGTGAAGATCGGGGACTTCGGGCTGGCGACGGTGAAGTCGCGCTGGAGCGGCTCGCAGCAGGTGGAGCAGCCCACGGGCTCCATCCTGTGGATG GCCCCCGAGGTGATCCGGATGCAGGACAGCAACCCCTTCAGCTTCCAGTCTGACGTCTACTCCTATGGAATAGTGTTGTATGAGCTGATGACAGGAGAGCTGCCCTACTCCCACATCAACAACCGAGATCAG ATCATTTTCATGGTTGGCCGAGGCTACGCCTCTCCAGACCTCAGTAAACTGTACAAGAACTGCCCCAAAGCAATGAAGAGGCTCGTGGCAGATTGTTTGAAGAAGGTTAGGGAAGAGCGACCTCTGTTTCCACAA ATCCTCTCCTCCATCGAGTTGCTGCAGCACTCCCTGCCCAAGATCAACCGCAGCGCGTCGGAGCCGTCGCTGCACCGCGCGGCGCACACCGAGGACATCAACGCCTGCACACTCACCTCCACCAAGCTGCCCGTGTTCTag
- the RAF1 gene encoding RAF proto-oncogene serine/threonine-protein kinase isoform X2 — MEHIQGAWKTISNGFGLKDSVFDGPNCISPTIVQQFGYQRRASDDGKISDTSKTSNTIRVFLPNKQRTVVNVRNGMTLHDCLMKALKVRGLQPECCAVFRLPEAKGKKVRLDWNTDAASLIGEELQVDFLDHVPLTTHNFARKTFLKLAFCDICQKFLLNGFRCQTCGYKFHEHCSTKVPTMCVDWSNIRQLFSQHRYSTPHAFTFSTSHPSSEGSLSQRQRSTSTPNVHMVSTTMPVDSRIIEDAIRSHSESASPSALSGSPNNMSPTGWSQPKTPVPAQRERAAGSNTQEKNKIRPRGQRDSSYYWEIEASEVMLSTRIGSGSFGTVYKGKWHGDVAVKILKVVDPTPEQFQAFRNEVAVLRKTRHVNILLFMGYMTKDNLAIVTQWCEGSSLYKHLHVQETKFQMFQLIDIARQTAQGMDYLHAKNIIHRDMKSNNIFLHEGLTVKIGDFGLATVKSRWSGSQQVEQPTGSILWMAPEVIRMQDSNPFSFQSDVYSYGIVLYELMTGELPYSHINNRDQIIFMVGRGYASPDLSKLYKNCPKAMKRLVADCLKKVREERPLFPQILSSIELLQHSLPKINRSASEPSLHRAAHTEDINACTLTSTKLPVF; from the exons ATGGAGCACATTCAGGGCGCCTGGAAGACAATCAGCAATGGGTTTGGGCTGAAGGATTCTGTGTTTGATGGCCCAAACTGCATCTCGCCGACCATCGTGCAGCAGTTCGGGTACCAGCGCCGAGCCTCCGACGACGGCAAAATATCCGACACTTCCAAAACCAGCAACACCATCCGTGTTTTCCTGCCCAACAAGCAGCGCACGGTG GTGAACGTGCGCAATGGGATGACCCTACATGACTGCCTTATGAAGGCGCTCAAAGTGAGAGGGCTGCAGCcagagtgctgtgctgtgttccgGCTTCCTGAGGCAAAAGG aaaaaaggTGCGTTTGGATTGGAATACAGACGCTGCCTCCCTGATTGGAGAGGAACTGCAAGTGGATTTCCTTGATCATGTTCCACTCACTACACACAACTTT gCCAGGAAGACCTTCCTCAAGTTGGCTTTCTGTGACATCTGCCAGAAGTTCCTGCTCAACGGCTTCCGCTGCCAGACCTGCGGGTACAAGTTCCACGAGCACTGCAGCACCAAGGTGCCCACCATGTGTGTGGACTGGAGCAACATCAGGCAGCTCTT ctctcAGCACAGGTATTCCACACCTCATGCCTTCACATTCAGCACGTCCCATCCTTCCTCCGAGGGCTCTCTCTCCCAGAGGCAGCGCTCCACATCCACACCCAACGTGCACATGGTCAGCACCACGATGCCTGTGGACAGCAGGATCATTGAG GATGCAATTCGAAGCCATAGTGAATCAG cctcaccctctgctctgtctggaAGTCCCAACAATATGAGCCCAACTGGCTGGTCTCAGCCCAAaaccccagtcccagcccagagagagagagctgcTGGGTCTAATacacaggaaaagaacaaaatt AGGCCTCGTGGACAGAGAGACTCCAGTTACTACTGGGAAATAGAAGCCAGTGAAGTCATGCTCTCCACCAGGATAGGGTCAGGGTCCTTTGGAACAGTTTACAAAGGCAAATGGCACG GGGATGTAGCAGTGAAGATACTAAAGGTGGTGGATCCCACCCCAGAGCAGTTCCAGGCTTTCAGGAATGAAGTGGCTGTGCTGAG GAAGACTCGGCACGTGAACATCCTGCTGTTCATGGGCTACATGACCAAGGACAACCTGGCCATTGTGACCCAGTGGTGTGAGGGCAGCAGCCTGTACAAGCACCTGCACGTGCAGGAGACCAAGTTCCAGATGTTCCAGCTCATCGACATTGCCCGGCAGACGGCGCAGGGCATGGA CTATTTACATGCAAAGAATATCATCCACAGAGACATGAAATCCAATA ATATATTTCTGCACGAAGGACTGACGGTGAAGATCGGGGACTTCGGGCTGGCGACGGTGAAGTCGCGCTGGAGCGGCTCGCAGCAGGTGGAGCAGCCCACGGGCTCCATCCTGTGGATG GCCCCCGAGGTGATCCGGATGCAGGACAGCAACCCCTTCAGCTTCCAGTCTGACGTCTACTCCTATGGAATAGTGTTGTATGAGCTGATGACAGGAGAGCTGCCCTACTCCCACATCAACAACCGAGATCAG ATCATTTTCATGGTTGGCCGAGGCTACGCCTCTCCAGACCTCAGTAAACTGTACAAGAACTGCCCCAAAGCAATGAAGAGGCTCGTGGCAGATTGTTTGAAGAAGGTTAGGGAAGAGCGACCTCTGTTTCCACAA ATCCTCTCCTCCATCGAGTTGCTGCAGCACTCCCTGCCCAAGATCAACCGCAGCGCGTCGGAGCCGTCGCTGCACCGCGCGGCGCACACCGAGGACATCAACGCCTGCACACTCACCTCCACCAAGCTGCCCGTGTTCTag